TAGGTGCCAGATGGCGTAGTGAGGGCCTAGTTACAGTAGGCGTAGCCAGCGTTGAGGTAGGTGGCGTAGGTGACCCAGATGAGAATATAGAGCACCGACCAGACAGGGCCGAACACCCAGTTTGGCGGCGTTCCGGGCGGGCGGTTGAGGGTGACATACCACGACGAGATCGAGCCGGAAGTGACGAAGCTGCCAAGTCCGCCAAGGACGAGCATGATGATGGCTGAAAGGATGATTTTTACGGGTAGAGAACGCATGGGGGGAGTTGTGAATGGGTGATTAGTGATTGGTTCATGAATCTTTTGTTATCAATAGTTGCTCCTCCACCTTTTCATAGTTTCCCAAATGGACGCGCATCAGGCTTTTCCAGAGCTTGCC
The Akkermansiaceae bacterium DNA segment above includes these coding regions:
- a CDS encoding tryptophan-rich sensory protein, which gives rise to MRSLPVKIILSAIIMLVLGGLGSFVTSGSISSWYVTLNRPPGTPPNWVFGPVWSVLYILIWVTYATYLNAGYAYCN